In Helicobacter anatolicus, a single genomic region encodes these proteins:
- a CDS encoding ADP-ribosyltransferase translates to MKKLFYIALVLTLHTFCFSKNLIEFETTGYKKFYSGNEAIAWWSNLYSGLKLSEEEKKTIYSYTYGNFVVINSKLRSGDPLSSLNNEQKQMVAILDKALSKTIIFEDTLTYRYEDLSFLSRLLGQDIVFSHIYKDGKFLDSATSYLDSIKNKRYQDYGFMSTTLIKNSVFQHRAIELVIKVPKYSLTMFVSIKGLAAFPSQYELLFPRDRILTIEDYKISEDRKKISILVTMDGPCYLGKPCEVKKVDNLRQPSKEINPSISTKQEKSE, encoded by the coding sequence ATGAAAAAACTTTTTTACATTGCGCTTGTTCTAACACTACACACCTTTTGTTTTTCTAAGAATCTTATAGAGTTTGAGACAACTGGTTATAAAAAATTTTATAGTGGAAATGAGGCTATTGCTTGGTGGAGCAATCTTTATAGTGGATTAAAACTTAGCGAGGAAGAGAAAAAAACAATCTATAGCTACACCTATGGGAATTTTGTTGTCATCAATAGCAAATTGCGTTCAGGAGATCCCCTATCTTCACTAAACAATGAACAAAAACAGATGGTTGCAATTCTTGATAAAGCCCTATCAAAAACAATTATTTTTGAAGATACTCTTACCTATCGATATGAAGATCTTTCATTTCTTTCAAGATTGCTTGGGCAAGATATTGTTTTTAGTCACATTTATAAAGATGGGAAATTTCTAGATTCTGCTACAAGTTATCTTGATTCTATAAAAAACAAAAGATACCAAGACTATGGCTTTATGTCTACCACCCTTATTAAAAATAGTGTTTTTCAACATCGAGCTATAGAGCTAGTGATCAAAGTTCCAAAATATTCTCTTACAATGTTTGTATCCATCAAAGGCTTAGCTGCATTCCCATCACAATATGAATTACTTTTTCCACGAGATAGAATCTTAACGATTGAGGATTACAAAATATCTGAAGATAGAAAAAAGATCAGCATTCTTGTAACAATGGACGGCCCCTGTTATTTAGGAAAACCTTGTGAAGTCAAAAAAGTAGATAATCTAAGACAGCCATCTAAAGAAATAAATCCTAGCATTAGCACCAAGCAAGAAAAAAGTGAGTAA
- a CDS encoding glycosyltransferase family 61 protein, whose amino-acid sequence MDKSPTNFVIRWARKRVIFYKRLIARIKLLFSKKLNKNIALLTRPDIQDCYGHLIIDIMAGYHQVKTFCQKNNIKIDYYILPTKLNFQKELIELLQIDENQIIPSESKIAIQAKNLIIPTLTSDYDIVDYRGFVKTAVSMSPLFIKDLYTNLASKAKPFRKVFLKRPEKSNRNIINSQEVEAIFEHFGYEIVLPDTLTLWEKIDFFSQIKCIASMHGSGLNNMIFMQENTFAFEIFSEFYHDKIPQTIAFIKNINYSYMVGNTPDTSIHPQQENVYINPQELTKALEIMNSKIEKNK is encoded by the coding sequence TTGGATAAAAGTCCAACCAACTTTGTTATAAGATGGGCAAGAAAAAGAGTAATTTTTTATAAGCGTCTGATTGCAAGAATTAAGTTACTTTTCTCAAAAAAGCTTAATAAAAATATCGCCTTATTAACTAGACCTGATATTCAAGATTGTTATGGTCATTTAATTATTGATATTATGGCTGGATATCATCAAGTTAAAACCTTTTGTCAAAAAAACAATATAAAAATCGATTATTATATCCTGCCTACAAAACTAAATTTTCAAAAAGAGCTTATTGAACTCTTACAAATAGATGAAAACCAGATTATACCCTCAGAAAGCAAAATTGCTATTCAAGCAAAAAATCTCATTATACCCACCCTCACATCAGATTATGACATAGTGGATTACAGAGGTTTTGTTAAAACAGCAGTAAGCATGTCTCCTCTTTTTATCAAAGATCTCTACACAAATCTTGCTTCAAAGGCAAAGCCATTTCGAAAAGTTTTTTTAAAACGACCAGAAAAATCCAATAGAAATATCATTAATTCTCAAGAAGTTGAAGCTATTTTTGAACACTTTGGCTATGAGATTGTATTACCAGATACTCTAACACTATGGGAAAAAATTGATTTTTTTTCTCAAATAAAATGTATTGCATCAATGCACGGCTCTGGATTAAATAACATGATATTTATGCAAGAAAATACCTTTGCGTTTGAAATTTTTTCAGAATTCTATCACGATAAGATTCCTCAAACCATAGCCTTTATTAAAAATATCAATTATTCCTATATGGTTGGAAACACACCTGATACTTCTATCCATCCGCAACAAGAAAATGTTTATATAAACCCCCAAGAACTCACTAAAGCTCTAGAAATCATGAATTCTAAAATTGAAAAAAATAAATAA
- a CDS encoding methyltransferase FkbM, with amino-acid sequence MFSFNIPILLLTYKKDTALKVLEQIALIKPKKLYIASNHWKTPQESHTIKALRDKLASMITWDCEVDFLWRDKHLSCKESNVQSITYFFNKEEWGIVFDDDCVPTQDFFYFCEDMLKLYKDNQEVFCISGWSGLDLNPEAKKSLKEDYFFSKYTHLWGWASWRRSWQLYQKEFMDFNAEFKQLKIFDLKEEKKYWFKVLKSYSKGKIDTWDYPFTYSMWKHNALSIYPKNNMINNIGFNHQDAVHTTSESKFSQLKTYNNLHKKEMIHPKEIKRNIALDKIDWEISFKPPCLLTRIINKISRILFSKNLIKV; translated from the coding sequence TTGTTTTCTTTTAACATTCCGATTTTGTTACTTACTTATAAAAAAGATACCGCATTAAAAGTTCTTGAGCAAATTGCACTCATTAAGCCCAAAAAACTCTATATCGCATCTAATCATTGGAAAACTCCTCAAGAATCTCACACAATAAAAGCATTAAGAGATAAATTAGCCAGTATGATCACTTGGGATTGTGAAGTTGATTTTTTATGGAGAGATAAACATTTAAGCTGCAAAGAATCAAATGTACAATCCATCACATACTTTTTTAATAAGGAAGAATGGGGAATTGTTTTTGATGATGATTGTGTACCAACGCAAGATTTTTTCTATTTTTGTGAAGACATGCTAAAACTCTACAAAGACAATCAAGAAGTTTTTTGTATTAGTGGATGGAGTGGTTTGGATTTAAATCCAGAGGCCAAAAAAAGCCTCAAGGAAGATTACTTCTTTTCAAAATATACTCATTTGTGGGGATGGGCATCTTGGAGACGCTCTTGGCAACTCTATCAAAAAGAGTTTATGGATTTTAATGCAGAATTTAAACAATTAAAAATTTTTGACCTTAAAGAAGAAAAAAAGTATTGGTTTAAAGTTTTAAAATCTTATAGCAAAGGAAAAATTGATACTTGGGACTATCCTTTTACCTATTCAATGTGGAAACACAATGCCCTATCAATTTACCCAAAAAATAATATGATTAATAATATTGGTTTCAATCATCAAGATGCCGTCCATACAACATCAGAGAGCAAATTCTCTCAACTCAAAACCTACAATAATTTACATAAAAAAGAGATGATACATCCCAAAGAAATTAAACGAAATATTGCTTTGGATAAAATAGATTGGGAAATTTCCTTTAAGCCTCCTTGCTTATTAACGCGCATTATCAACAAAATTTCCAGAATCTTATTTTCTAAAAATCTTATAAAAGTTTAG
- a CDS encoding glycosyltransferase family 2 protein yields the protein MEKLTIQQQLAIIKEVESQYSKFLEEDFDNKVFLKCHDNFAKTLHIQSIQIFNQNEPRGGGKIKFSIAIPTYKRLDSLRRSILSAINQDFKEYYEIIVVENVDDFTIVTPTQTMLETEFRGKLTYYKNESNLGMFGNWNRCLTLAKGEWVCLLHSDDEILPNYLSEMKHMINHPQYSKAALIGCLENISPSKPITTIIRDNLIDLILKNSDVDDCRYQGIIKQIPPNAILHHKKRCINLGGYNQDEYPSGDTLFHTRAFLYEKIYIYKKLLQNKDIEISEGLRPKTLLYYFFISLPLFQLFQPKFYGRILSYRRLISLHNALSNYPILHQYTKKIILQKKLKPKLPLFLSTFISAYYLFKTLILSFCSKLKTLLGFYHPKN from the coding sequence ATGGAAAAACTTACAATACAACAACAACTTGCAATCATCAAAGAAGTTGAAAGTCAATATTCTAAATTTTTAGAGGAAGATTTTGACAACAAAGTATTTCTTAAATGTCATGATAATTTTGCAAAAACCCTCCATATACAATCCATTCAAATCTTTAATCAAAATGAACCAAGGGGGGGGGGTAAAATAAAATTTAGCATAGCTATACCCACATATAAAAGACTAGATTCTCTAAGACGCTCTATACTTTCAGCTATCAATCAGGATTTTAAAGAATACTATGAAATCATTGTTGTAGAAAATGTGGATGATTTCACTATAGTTACACCTACTCAAACCATGCTAGAAACAGAGTTTAGAGGCAAGCTTACTTATTATAAAAATGAAAGTAATTTAGGAATGTTTGGTAATTGGAATCGATGCCTTACTCTAGCTAAGGGAGAATGGGTTTGTCTTCTTCATAGTGACGATGAAATTCTACCTAACTATCTTAGTGAAATGAAACACATGATTAATCACCCTCAATATAGTAAAGCTGCGCTAATTGGCTGTCTAGAAAATATTTCCCCAAGCAAACCAATCACAACAATCATAAGAGATAATCTTATAGACCTTATCTTAAAAAATAGTGATGTAGATGATTGTCGCTATCAAGGAATCATCAAGCAAATTCCGCCAAATGCTATCTTGCACCACAAAAAAAGATGTATCAATCTAGGTGGTTATAATCAAGATGAATATCCAAGTGGTGATACCTTGTTTCACACTAGAGCTTTCTTATACGAGAAGATTTATATCTATAAAAAACTACTGCAAAATAAGGATATAGAGATAAGCGAGGGTTTAAGACCTAAAACTCTTTTATATTATTTCTTTATTAGTCTTCCATTATTTCAACTATTTCAACCAAAATTTTATGGAAGAATTTTAAGTTATAGGAGACTTATTTCTCTTCACAATGCCTTGTCTAACTACCCTATATTGCATCAATATACAAAAAAGATTATTCTACAAAAAAAACTCAAGCCCAAGCTGCCACTATTTTTATCTACCTTCATCTCTGCCTACTATTTATTTAAAACTCTTATATTGTCTTTTTGCTCAAAGTTAAAAACATTGTTAGGTTTTTATCATCCAAAAAATTAG
- a CDS encoding protoporphyrinogen/coproporphyrinogen oxidase, with the protein MENKIIVLGAGIAGISAGYHINPKFKVTIYEKNQDWGGMCGGFNLTSPVGNFWFDHAVHLSFAENHYVQEVFHNSSQPIRHIPKPMNYYKGHWIKHPAQNNLYPLPLEEKVLALKDMIHNHNPKDNINNFEQWLRAQYGNYFTENFPMCYTEKYWTTEAKNLSTSWVGKRLYTPNLEEILYGAMSPQTPNTYYAKEMRYPKEGQYRSFFRSLREKVNICFNKEVVLIDTDAKKILFKDGTEDHYTHLVSTLPLKEITKIIQNTPEEIIDTSLKLHATSVALVSLGFNRNDIPKELWFYIYDKDKLFARVYSPSFKSPKNAPDGCSSLQAEIYFSSLKGISDLVGCKTHNIGEYLIQHTKEKFIEMGICKAHDIICEDFRIIPYANVIFTHDMEKFRNKILDFLKSKNIISCGRFGEWDYLWSDQSFLSGYNAVQIFNR; encoded by the coding sequence ATGGAAAATAAAATTATTGTTTTAGGTGCTGGAATAGCTGGAATATCAGCAGGCTATCATATAAATCCAAAGTTTAAAGTCACAATTTATGAAAAAAATCAGGACTGGGGCGGAATGTGTGGAGGATTCAATCTCACTAGCCCAGTTGGTAATTTTTGGTTTGATCATGCTGTGCATCTTTCATTCGCAGAGAATCATTATGTCCAAGAGGTTTTTCACAACTCAAGCCAACCAATTAGACATATCCCTAAACCCATGAACTATTACAAAGGACATTGGATCAAACATCCTGCTCAAAACAATCTTTATCCTCTCCCACTAGAAGAAAAAGTTCTTGCACTAAAGGATATGATACATAATCATAATCCTAAAGATAATATAAATAATTTTGAACAATGGCTAAGGGCGCAATACGGGAATTACTTTACTGAAAATTTTCCGATGTGCTATACAGAAAAATATTGGACAACAGAAGCTAAAAATCTTAGCACATCTTGGGTCGGCAAGAGATTATATACCCCAAACTTAGAAGAGATACTTTATGGTGCCATGAGTCCTCAAACTCCAAATACCTACTATGCAAAAGAAATGAGATATCCAAAAGAAGGGCAATATAGATCTTTTTTTAGATCACTCAGAGAAAAAGTAAATATTTGCTTTAATAAAGAAGTTGTCTTGATTGATACAGATGCAAAAAAAATTCTATTTAAGGATGGTACAGAGGATCATTACACTCACCTAGTATCTACCCTCCCCTTAAAAGAAATCACAAAAATAATACAAAATACCCCAGAAGAGATTATAGATACATCTTTAAAACTTCATGCTACTTCTGTAGCACTTGTATCACTTGGCTTCAATAGAAATGATATTCCAAAAGAACTATGGTTTTATATTTATGATAAAGACAAACTTTTTGCAAGAGTTTATAGTCCATCTTTTAAATCTCCTAAAAATGCTCCGGATGGTTGTTCAAGCCTACAAGCAGAAATTTACTTTTCATCCCTTAAGGGTATCTCTGACCTTGTAGGATGTAAGACACACAATATAGGGGAATATCTCATTCAACATACTAAAGAAAAATTCATAGAAATGGGTATCTGCAAGGCTCATGATATTATTTGTGAAGATTTCAGAATCATCCCATATGCTAATGTAATTTTTACGCATGATATGGAAAAATTTCGTAACAAAATACTAGATTTCTTAAAAAGTAAAAATATAATTTCTTGCGGAAGATTTGGAGAATGGGACTATTTATGGAGTGATCAGAGCTTTCTAAGCGGATATAATGCTGTACAAATTTTTAATAGGTGA
- a CDS encoding NAD-dependent epimerase/dehydratase family protein yields MKLLVTGATGFVGTNLILKLHEKYEIVALVRKNSNIEMIKPCCTIYHYDENLENLIEFFRSQNFDGIIHLATNYQSVHYPQNLPEILQANITFGTYLLEACKHQPPKFFINTLTFSQFSNSQTYTPSSLYDATKQAFFDIICFYQEQIPTKFCNLLLYNTYGPNDPRPKIFNLWQKYANSQEVLEMSEGIQEIDISHIDDVIRGFDLLIQLNLKTKQPKNIIYTLQNQRYSLRDLANLYMQATNTKINIKWGAKPYRICETLIPISEPSLPKLPGWNPKIKLQEGIKEIYGK; encoded by the coding sequence ATGAAACTTCTTGTTACTGGTGCCACAGGCTTTGTAGGAACAAATTTAATATTAAAACTGCATGAAAAATATGAAATTGTAGCTCTTGTTCGCAAAAATAGCAATATTGAAATGATTAAGCCTTGTTGCACGATTTACCACTATGATGAAAACCTTGAAAATCTTATAGAATTTTTTAGATCACAAAATTTTGATGGCATTATCCATTTGGCAACAAATTACCAAAGCGTGCATTATCCACAAAACCTTCCAGAAATTTTACAAGCCAATATAACTTTTGGAACTTATCTTTTAGAGGCTTGCAAACACCAACCACCAAAATTTTTTATCAATACACTTACATTCTCTCAATTCTCAAATTCTCAAACATACACCCCATCAAGCCTATATGATGCGACGAAACAGGCTTTTTTTGACATTATCTGTTTTTATCAAGAACAAATTCCAACAAAATTTTGTAATCTTCTTTTATATAACACCTATGGTCCAAATGATCCAAGACCAAAGATTTTTAACTTATGGCAAAAATATGCTAATTCTCAAGAGGTTTTAGAAATGAGTGAGGGGATTCAAGAAATTGATATCAGCCATATTGATGATGTAATTAGAGGATTTGATTTATTAATCCAACTTAACCTTAAAACCAAGCAACCCAAAAATATTATCTACACTCTACAAAATCAACGCTATAGCCTAAGAGATCTTGCTAATCTTTACATGCAAGCTACAAACACAAAAATCAATATCAAATGGGGAGCAAAACCCTATAGAATTTGTGAAACATTAATTCCAATATCAGAGCCAAGTCTTCCAAAACTACCTGGTTGGAATCCAAAAATAAAATTACAAGAAGGGATAAAAGAGATTTATGGAAAATAA
- a CDS encoding UDP-glucose dehydrogenase family protein: MKSVKITVIGLGFVGLTTAVGFAKKGFTTFGYEIDQSKAKLLQKGQIPFFEDGLQEGLQDVIEKKFFITNSLEDALRDSDVVFYCIGTPMNKEGFADLSFLIASLKETASLIKICKPKPTLIIKSTIPPSTSQEVFIPLLKTLGLKVNMGDNSDCFLANNPEFLREGFAYQDFLNPDRIVVGSSQELEIIKKIYAPFNAPIIFTNLNSAEFIKYLSNTTLAMQISFANEMSMIAEKIGNIDIQLSFQVLHQDKRFHGSPANITSYIYPGLGFGGYCLPKDTLALHKKSQEKGFDTKILKGIIETNERILTFYLEKISQEVSKDTKIGILGLSFKPGSDDVRDSKSKSLIDGLLERGFKNIIAYDPIANDVFKQIYALPICYTKTSKELVDACDVCIIATAWEEFTQCNFTDKKVYNLRFLKL, from the coding sequence ATGAAGTCCGTTAAAATCACAGTTATTGGATTAGGGTTTGTTGGACTTACCACAGCAGTTGGTTTTGCTAAAAAAGGTTTTACAACCTTTGGTTATGAGATAGATCAATCAAAAGCTAAATTACTACAAAAAGGTCAAATACCTTTCTTTGAAGATGGTTTACAAGAAGGTTTGCAAGATGTAATTGAGAAAAAGTTTTTCATTACAAATAGTCTTGAAGATGCTCTGCGTGATAGCGATGTAGTTTTTTATTGTATTGGAACTCCTATGAATAAAGAAGGTTTTGCAGACCTTAGCTTTTTAATCGCATCTTTAAAAGAAACTGCTTCACTCATAAAAATCTGCAAACCAAAACCTACACTTATAATCAAATCAACCATTCCTCCATCAACTTCACAAGAGGTTTTTATTCCTCTTTTAAAAACACTTGGTTTAAAAGTAAATATGGGAGATAATTCTGATTGTTTCTTAGCCAATAACCCAGAATTTTTAAGAGAAGGATTTGCATATCAAGATTTTTTAAATCCTGATCGAATTGTTGTTGGCTCATCACAAGAACTTGAAATTATTAAAAAGATTTATGCTCCATTTAATGCACCAATTATTTTTACAAATCTCAACTCTGCGGAATTTATTAAATACTTAAGCAATACCACCTTAGCAATGCAAATTAGTTTTGCCAATGAAATGAGTATGATTGCAGAAAAAATAGGAAATATAGATATACAACTCTCCTTTCAAGTATTACATCAAGATAAAAGATTCCACGGGAGTCCTGCCAATATCACAAGCTATATTTATCCAGGGCTTGGTTTTGGGGGATATTGCCTACCAAAGGACACATTAGCTCTTCACAAAAAATCACAAGAAAAAGGTTTTGATACAAAAATTTTAAAAGGAATTATAGAAACTAATGAGCGAATTTTGACTTTCTATCTTGAAAAAATTTCACAAGAAGTTTCAAAAGATACGAAGATTGGGATCTTGGGACTGAGTTTTAAGCCAGGAAGTGATGATGTTAGAGACAGCAAGTCAAAATCTCTTATTGATGGACTACTAGAAAGAGGATTTAAAAATATAATTGCTTATGATCCTATTGCAAATGATGTCTTTAAACAAATATATGCATTACCCATTTGCTACACAAAAACTTCTAAAGAGCTTGTTGATGCATGCGATGTTTGTATTATCGCTACAGCATGGGAAGAATTTACGCAATGCAATTTTACAGATAAAAAAGTCTATAACCTTAGATTTCTCAAACTCTGA
- a CDS encoding NAD-dependent epimerase/dehydratase family protein, which produces MNHIVNEDLNYIFESLNSTQKKKLQDSTILVTGCGGFLGFYLMHFFVQYAKTLNLKKIIGLDNFMFGKPKWLDLLMQDSGNILEINEFNIIKDDIATIPNAADANLIIHAASIASPSFYRAYPIETLDANVWGLRNLLEFYKNRALKGFLFFSSSEIYGDPSLENIPTSEEYRGNVACIGPRACYDESKRFGETICYLFHQKYQMPITIARPFNNYGPGIGVNDKRVVADFAQAVIQNIDIKILSQGTPTRTFCYISDAISGYLKVLLHDRFDYFNIGIDKPEISITELSNIYVQQGKEIFGYTGKAIYDQSKEKDYLTHNPQRRCPNIQKAKKEVDYNPTILVYEGVGRYLRFLKEQYNEVR; this is translated from the coding sequence ATGAATCATATTGTAAATGAAGATTTAAACTATATCTTTGAAAGCTTAAACTCTACACAAAAGAAAAAACTTCAAGATTCCACCATACTTGTTACAGGATGTGGCGGTTTTTTGGGTTTCTATCTTATGCACTTCTTTGTGCAATATGCAAAAACTTTGAATCTAAAAAAAATTATTGGTCTTGATAATTTTATGTTTGGTAAACCAAAGTGGCTAGATCTTCTGATGCAAGATTCTGGCAATATCCTAGAAATCAATGAATTTAATATCATTAAAGATGATATTGCAACAATTCCAAATGCTGCTGATGCAAATTTAATTATTCATGCAGCAAGTATTGCTTCTCCTAGTTTTTATAGGGCATATCCAATTGAGACACTAGATGCAAATGTCTGGGGACTAAGAAACCTACTAGAGTTTTACAAAAATAGAGCATTAAAAGGTTTTTTATTTTTTTCGAGTTCTGAAATCTATGGAGATCCTTCATTAGAAAATATACCAACTTCGGAAGAATATCGCGGCAATGTAGCTTGTATTGGCCCAAGAGCATGCTATGATGAATCAAAAAGATTTGGGGAAACAATTTGTTACTTATTCCACCAAAAATACCAAATGCCAATTACAATAGCAAGACCTTTTAATAACTATGGACCTGGTATCGGTGTTAATGACAAAAGGGTTGTTGCTGACTTTGCACAAGCAGTAATTCAAAATATAGATATTAAAATACTAAGTCAAGGAACTCCTACTAGAACTTTTTGCTATATATCAGATGCAATCTCTGGCTATCTAAAAGTTTTATTACACGATCGTTTTGACTATTTCAATATTGGAATAGATAAGCCAGAAATTTCAATCACAGAACTCTCAAATATATATGTGCAACAAGGAAAAGAGATTTTTGGCTATACAGGAAAAGCTATTTATGATCAATCCAAAGAAAAAGATTATCTAACACATAATCCTCAAAGAAGATGCCCAAATATACAAAAAGCAAAGAAAGAGGTGGATTATAATCCCACGATACTTGTATATGAGGGAGTTGGAAGGTATCTTAGATTCTTAAAGGAACAATATAATGAAGTCCGTTAA
- the rfbF gene encoding glucose-1-phosphate cytidylyltransferase: MKVLILAGGLGTRLSEETTLKPKPMVEIGGGKPILWHIMKIYSHYGFNDFIILTGYKGHVIKEYFLNYYARYSDITIDMSNNDVHMHKMRIEPWKVTMLYTGQDTMTGSRIYHAKDFVNNETFMLTYGDGLCDVDINKLLDFHKKHKKAITMTSILPNGRFGVLDINNTTNQINSFVEKPKGDANINDSGYINGGFFVCEPKVFDYIYQAQQKKLSIQEDPLSVVFEEDPLRDLAKDGELYAYKHHGFWKCMDTLKDKNDLQYLWQHNCAPWKKWQ, translated from the coding sequence ATGAAGGTATTAATTCTTGCTGGCGGACTTGGAACAAGGTTGTCTGAAGAAACTACCCTAAAACCAAAGCCTATGGTGGAAATAGGGGGAGGGAAGCCTATTTTATGGCATATTATGAAAATCTACAGCCATTATGGCTTTAATGATTTTATTATATTAACAGGGTATAAAGGTCATGTAATCAAAGAATATTTTTTGAACTATTATGCAAGATATTCTGATATTACGATTGATATGTCTAATAATGATGTCCATATGCATAAAATGAGGATTGAACCCTGGAAGGTTACAATGTTATATACAGGACAAGATACAATGACCGGTAGTAGAATCTACCATGCAAAAGACTTTGTAAATAATGAAACTTTTATGCTTACCTATGGCGATGGGCTTTGTGATGTTGATATCAATAAATTATTAGATTTTCATAAAAAACACAAAAAAGCAATAACAATGACTTCAATTTTGCCAAATGGCAGATTTGGTGTCTTAGATATTAATAATACAACTAATCAAATCAATAGTTTTGTAGAAAAACCCAAAGGGGACGCAAATATCAATGACTCTGGTTATATCAATGGAGGATTTTTTGTGTGCGAACCTAAAGTTTTTGATTATATTTATCAAGCTCAACAAAAAAAACTATCCATACAAGAAGATCCACTTAGTGTTGTTTTTGAAGAAGACCCTCTTAGAGATCTAGCTAAAGATGGGGAGCTATATGCTTATAAACATCATGGTTTTTGGAAATGTATGGATACTTTAAAAGACAAAAATGACCTTCAGTATTTATGGCAACACAACTGCGCTCCGTGGAAAAAATGGCAATAA
- a CDS encoding HNH endonuclease family protein gives MYSKGELDFQTDTKQILENEILFKKQFFKTKRHIPALLTLNLYVKYPNQAVNIKAEIEHIFPKTTQWRPSYTGWDKEEAESYIESIGNKMWLEKRLNIKAGNNYFDDKKEKYKESKFLEAQELSRTTKNDWLKEDIETRNEEIYQRLRKFFEENI, from the coding sequence TTGTATTCTAAAGGAGAGTTAGATTTTCAGACAGATACAAAGCAAATTTTAGAAAATGAGATATTGTTTAAAAAACAATTTTTTAAAACAAAAAGACATATTCCAGCACTACTAACTCTTAATCTTTATGTAAAATATCCAAATCAAGCAGTTAATATTAAAGCTGAAATTGAACATATTTTTCCAAAAACCACACAATGGAGACCAAGTTATACAGGTTGGGATAAAGAAGAAGCAGAGTCTTATATTGAATCTATTGGTAATAAAATGTGGCTTGAAAAAAGATTAAATATTAAAGCAGGTAACAATTATTTTGACGACAAGAAAGAAAAATATAAAGAATCAAAATTTTTAGAGGCACAGGAGTTATCTCGAACCACAAAAAATGATTGGTTAAAGGAAGATATTGAAACAAGAAATGAAGAAATCTATCAAAGATTAAGAAAGTTTTTTGAGGAAAATATTTAA
- a CDS encoding methylated-DNA--[protein]-cysteine S-methyltransferase: MYYTNFLSPLGSLTITADSNSIITLDFTDDLDLNTNFPHLQNQENTILTKTKKWLETYFNAKEPNFSVTMRFIGSDFQKEVWDILCKIPFGKTISYGEIAQIIAKRRNIKRMSAQAVGKAVGSNKIAIIVPCHRVIGTNGSLVGYASGLDKKLQLLKLEGALK, translated from the coding sequence ATGTATTACACCAACTTTTTATCACCACTTGGAAGTCTTACAATTACTGCAGATTCTAATAGTATTATTACACTAGATTTTACAGATGATCTGGATTTAAACACAAACTTCCCACACCTTCAAAATCAAGAAAATACAATTTTAACAAAGACAAAAAAGTGGCTGGAAACTTATTTTAATGCAAAAGAGCCAAATTTTAGTGTTACTATGCGTTTTATTGGTAGTGATTTTCAAAAAGAAGTATGGGATATCTTATGCAAAATCCCTTTTGGGAAGACAATAAGCTATGGAGAAATTGCACAAATTATTGCCAAAAGACGCAATATAAAACGCATGTCAGCTCAAGCGGTAGGCAAGGCTGTAGGAAGCAATAAAATCGCGATTATAGTGCCCTGCCACAGAGTAATTGGTACTAATGGGAGTTTGGTCGGATACGCAAGCGGTTTGGATAAAAAACTACAACTCTTAAAACTTGAAGGAGCTTTAAAATAA